The DNA segment taaaatattgataaaccTAAAGTGTACTTTTATTAACTTTGTTTAGTTTTGTCAGCTTTTACAGGAGCACCCCAATACACCATTCTTGTATACTTAATTATCAGAATCTCACAAAATACACTCCCAAAAAACCATAACGGGGCATACTCGAGTGTCACTAATCCCATAAAATCTCCTTCAAAAGGAGTGTAGTCCCACGGACAGGCATCAAACTTCTTCAGAATAAACCCTGTACTGAATTCCCAGCAGTATGTCCAGATTGTATAAATCACAGCTCTGCCTAATAACGGAACCTTCCTCTCCACAAGTCTTAAGTACATCTGTTCTATCATAAGTGTAGAAAATCCATATATAGGTAAAGCCCATACACTAGTGCTACCAGGGAATTTCCAGTTCTGATTTATAACAAATTCCCATGTAGCTGTGAACATGATTTCTGTAACATAACCATGAATGGCATACACGTAAAACCTCCATAACATGGATAATGGAATGAAGTCGGACTCTGCCATGGATACTTGATATAGAACTCTTTTCTATTTAAACCTAAAAAAAACAGGAAGAAAATGTAATGTAATGAATGGCTatcattaattttgaatttattgaaccataaaaataatttttgactcttcataTTGATCATCTGCGAAgaggattatgtaaaatgtgaagagtcaaaaatttattttatggttcaataaattcaaataaatcatTGCCATTCATTcatatcattataaataaatttctatcaaaaataaggcccaaagaacttttaatatatatcatttatattcacAATAAAAACATTCACAAATGTTGGCATATGAATACACATCAGAGTGGGCATGTCGCCATAAAAATGGacaacattgaaatttaaagtaatacttttaaccaatcagaagacagtaaatacacccaatttatttattgaatgtttttaaacaattaaatatgGTATGAGGGTAGTAATTCGGATACCTTCATGACGAATAACAGTAAAAATCTTGTCATTTAACATTATCGGTAATTTTTTATGCATGatgataaaatgtacactttcaTTTAGacggaaaaaaaatcaactgattTTGAAGCTTCACAATAGGCCATTGAAAAATGAATGTTTGTTTCCCATGTTTTCCCTAACATgggaaaaaaatcaaggtgggcaggctttttattttattttattgtgaaaGATTGGTTCGTTCTACAGAAATGACAGAGAATGTTGTTGTTAACatgtaataaatgtaatattgtGGTACTCTATTTTAAACTGAAGGAATGAGAATTGAGCAATGTTGAAACACTATATATAAAGAGATTATCAGAGACCATTGATAATTGCAATTGTCAATAGAAACCAAAGCAACTCTTCTTTtcatctgcaaaaaaaaaaataggaaaaaaaattgacacagGATTAGACAGACCCGACAGCGTTAGGGAAACCAACAATCATTCTGCATGgccttataattttattaaaaatatgacactaatgataattatttgagaCATCTGAAGAATCATGGTAAGAATATTTTTACTAATCACCATGAATCacagttaaattttaaccaatttgactTTAATGGTGGTCGAAATGACCATTTGATCCCTGACAATAAAGAGCATTACTGGtagtgtaatttaattaattacattccaaTGTAACTGATCCCAAGTCTGATTTCTACCTTCTGATATACCTGTGTAAAATCAAATGGAATATAACAAATTCTATCTTAGGGATCCTGTTTCATTGGTTTTGAATACCTGATTATTAGATCAATGAGATCATAATGGTTTTCTGCGGGATCTGTAATTTCAGTAATGTATACGACTATCACATTTGTGTGTATAGTTCAGATGTCACAACACTTTTgttataaagttacaaaaagatgTTATAGTTCATAAAAAGAACTGGAATATGATTTATCTACAGGTAGCAATTTAGAAATGTGTAAAGACCTGATTAAACTTTTACAAGCCTACATTGTACATAAATGtaggttggttttttttttttaatatcataaacCAAGTTGTGCATGGCCActaaaaaatcaatacaaatgcaattctcattattttaaatgaaatcaaatattataaCTTTTAACGCTGTAAATGTATATTACATTTGTGCTATATTTATTGGATCAAACACAGGGGGCTctcgtctcagaaaaaaatgtattgtcaTGACCATATCTACACTACAAACTTCACCCGGAGCATAAGGGAATCCATAGGCGATGGGGTGGGGAGGGGGCATGACTACCCAAGAGGGGACTCACTTTTCACATGTACTGTGATTCCCAAATAatcaacttttttatttaattttcccaCATAACAGCAAAAGGGGGGCGtaagactgtttttttttagcagGTCGGGGTTTGAACTCATGACTCTGGCGCTTTAGATCTTGAAACATTTGTTCTTTTAAGTAACttgttaatttaaaacattttagcTAAGATGCAATGTTTTAACATGacacatttacatttatttactttttgcatGTGGTTGACAACCGGAAATTGAATGCAAAAACTAAAATGTCAAACCTTCTCGGATATCACTAGTGTGAATTCCGGGTATTGAAACGCGACTGAAGCTAGTAATCACTGGAACCGTCgacaatatatattaatataatttacACCACAGAGACTTATTATgcattgttaaatatttctatGTGACTGTTTAATAACTaaacttaaaaattatttcGAGACTAACAGtagatttttgaaatagaatCTGTTATGTTATAAAACCGAATATGCGGTAGCATAcgtcagagacatataatacaattgtattatatgtctctgcatACGTATATAAAAGTCCAAGACAACACTATCAAGGGAGAACTCGGGCTATCAGTCCTTTTGATTCTGTTAGGGGATGCTGGCTGTAAATTACTAATCTTGGACTATTCGCTTCAAATAGAAGCTAGCTCAGAGCATAACTGAATATTGAATTGTATGTCTCTGGGACAACTCGACTtctgcttttttattttaaataaatccgctgctaatttttcaaattaatccgCTGCCTGAAAATCCTTTTACTGCACCTATGCATTCGGTACCATtttattaagttcaaatatatgttttctcTTTAAAATTAGCTCCTTAACTTCTACAACCTGGGACTCAAACAgggacagaaaaaaaatagacgttaacttttttttcaaattcaattttagaCACTCGAAATTTCTTCTTTtgttaatatcaaaatttagtCTTTTTAAactcaaattttcgatttttgttAAACTTAAAATCTCGACATTTTTAAACACGAAATTTCGACATTCGTTAAACAACGTGTCAACTTTTGAATTCTGAATTTGTCCATATATTTATCAGTTGAAAAGTAATACTTTTATGCTTTTTCATAaacaattatcatttatatgaccgcgtttaaataatttaattttaaatgcaatacGTCTTCTGCTGTTtgctattctattctattctattctaccATATAGTGACCGCCTTCAACAAATTGAAGATTATGTCACAGGAGGAAACTTACAACAAGACATAGATTGGgaaaatgtacaatttttaaaaaataggaaaaattaaaaatataaaatgttttgtataataaagtAAGATGTTGTAATTGAGTTAATATTGATGCTTTGAAATTGAAGATTTGAAAGAGTCGACTGAAGTGCAATTTACAATGTTGTCCGGTAGTTTGTTCCAGTCGGTGATAGTTCTTGGAAAATATGACTCTTTTCTGTACTGTGTTTTGCAGGATGGAATTTGGAAGCTTTTCGAACTTGTAtgtcttgtttgtcttttttgtggAATTAAAGTTTGTTGGACCAATTTAACTGAATAACCCACAACATGGGTTactcagtgtgcaccacatatTTGAGGTTATTTCATCATACTAGACAGAAATAgtaatatcttaataaaactagtatctcaattgtttgtaaaacaattgaaaggtctttcctgtaaaagtgatgttttcgtattgtactttgtacgacctttcgtttgatatacgacaagcataccttctgaaacttttcacttttttacacttaatgacctcatccgcctacatttttgggATCGGAATTATGATATATGAaacagagtagatgagctttcatttgatatgcgacaacaccATGTTCTAGAAAgattgatttttgcacttaataaccctatccaactaatttttgaaggtcgggaatttgatatttcaaatgtacacatcatgacctttcatttgatatacaacaaccctaccttaaaagaacatttattttttgcactcaatgaccccatccaacccatTTTTGGGTGATGTCaattagaaatttgaaatgtacgctttatgttctttcatttgatatgcgacaaccttaccatctgagaaatttgaatgtttgcactaaatgaccccacccgtccccctgggatgaaaatgaggtttaaaattttcacttttaagtagagtttattaaaaccttcaatttgatatatcagatgaccccatttgacaaagtgcaaataatgatgcaatatcaactaaataaatagaagttatgaaacttacaaagtcaatgcaaaacttgaaaatttcaaattgattttttggtgtatttttccatggaatgtttttggtatttggtcaaacatataactatgtcaacctcttcaatttctaaaacattttaagtggtaagctcttgatgattcagaaatacatgcctccgttcgcaaaacttcaaactgcattatctctaaaatgacaatagatatctcaaatctgttaaatgataaatgatctacagttaaaggacatcattatagaaaaagaattgggacaatttcaaagttcaccaaggtcacaattaatcatcaaatatatgatgcaatacaaaacttgataACCGGACGTCGTAGAGACATgagactatcaccattcaactcaggaccacttgacctttcaaatatcacaaggtcaaggtcatagtataatgtgaaggtcaaggtaaaatttcatcatgacctgacattgacctcaaattgaaggtctggaactactgatcatctttgcagtttatagaaggttgatatctgttacctttaaaaagatatacacacaatactatacttttaagaatcatcccgtcgtaacttttgaacagacagtcggactcttttgagctcagtgtataaaatgtagagctcgtcaagaggaacattttatacgctgtaagTATAcagcaaactcttatcgttttcttaatatgaaagcttgaaattgcagcgtaattgtTTTTTGCACTCGGttacctttgaccttgggtgcaaatcaaaggtcacatgaacttaagattattggtgtaggTCCAAAGTCTTTACGACTTCCAGTTCTCGAgatacaatatttcaaaaattgtgtatattttttcaagggaaataactccttataagggttaacaacaaaatgaatgtatatgttaattaacattgccatctggt comes from the Mytilus trossulus isolate FHL-02 chromosome 3, PNRI_Mtr1.1.1.hap1, whole genome shotgun sequence genome and includes:
- the LOC134710125 gene encoding transmembrane protein 229B-like; this encodes MAESDFIPLSMLWRFYVYAIHGYVTEIMFTATWEFVINQNWKFPGSTSVWALPIYGFSTLMIEQMYLRLVERKVPLLGRAVIYTIWTYCWEFSTGFILKKFDACPWDYTPFEGDFMGLVTLEYAPLWFFGSVFCEILIIKYTRMVYWGAPVKADKTKQS